The following coding sequences lie in one Microbacterium sp. XT11 genomic window:
- a CDS encoding RecQ family ATP-dependent DNA helicase has protein sequence MSSTTAGIRDEALAALRELVGRADAVFHDGQYEAIEALVERRRRALVVQRTGWGKSAVYFVATLLLRRQGTGPTVLVSPLLALMRDQIAAAERAGVRAVAINSTNAHEWSDVLAQLDRDEVDVLLVSPERLNNPSFREEQLPALVRRLGMLVVDEAHCISDWGHDFRPDYRRLRDLIAQMPADVPVLATTATANSRVVADVAEQLGGEASGVLTIRGPLARASLRLGGLRLPDSASRLAWLLSHLEDLPGSGIIYTLTVAAAVDTARLLREHRHEVRAYTGQTDADERAESEAMLKRNEVKALIATSALGMGFDKPDLGFVVHLGAPSSPVAYYQQVGRAGRASESADVLLLPGAEDRDIWHYFATASMPDQGRAERVLAALGDAPVSTPALEAVVDIRRTPLELLLKVLDVDGAVRRVQGGWIATGVPWVYDAERYERIAAERVAEQQSMLDYEQTGGCRMEFLQRALDDDTAAPCGRCDNCAGAWFPREIAAAAQQTAATSIDRVGVPIEPRRAWPTGADRLGVPVKGRIPPGEQASEGRALARLTDLGWGGALRELFGAGAADTAVPPQLLTACVRVLADWGWERRPVAVVSMPSRSRPQLVGSLVRGIAEIGRLPYLGELGLVDGGPTGQPGGNSAFRLAGLWDRLTADGLDVPDGPVLLVDDQADSRWTLAIAARALRRAGATEVLPFVLALRG, from the coding sequence ATGAGTTCCACCACCGCCGGCATCCGCGACGAGGCGCTCGCCGCGCTCCGAGAGCTCGTCGGGCGCGCCGACGCCGTCTTCCACGACGGGCAGTACGAGGCGATCGAGGCGCTGGTCGAGCGCCGCCGCCGCGCGCTCGTCGTGCAGCGCACGGGCTGGGGCAAATCGGCGGTGTACTTCGTGGCCACCCTTCTGCTGCGGCGCCAGGGGACGGGGCCCACGGTGCTCGTGTCGCCGCTGCTGGCCCTCATGCGCGACCAGATCGCGGCCGCTGAGCGCGCGGGGGTGCGAGCCGTCGCCATCAACTCCACGAACGCGCACGAATGGTCCGACGTGCTCGCGCAGCTCGATCGCGACGAGGTCGACGTGCTGCTCGTGTCGCCCGAGCGTCTGAACAATCCGTCGTTCCGCGAGGAGCAGCTGCCCGCGCTCGTCCGGCGGCTCGGGATGCTCGTCGTCGACGAGGCCCACTGCATCAGCGACTGGGGCCATGACTTCCGCCCCGACTATCGACGGCTGCGCGACCTCATCGCGCAGATGCCGGCCGACGTGCCGGTGCTGGCCACGACCGCCACCGCGAACAGCCGCGTCGTCGCCGACGTCGCCGAACAGCTCGGGGGAGAGGCGTCGGGTGTGCTCACGATCCGCGGCCCGCTCGCGCGGGCATCGCTGCGGCTCGGGGGGCTGCGACTGCCCGACTCCGCGAGCCGGCTGGCCTGGTTGCTGAGCCACCTCGAAGACCTGCCCGGCTCCGGCATCATCTACACCCTCACGGTCGCCGCCGCCGTCGACACGGCGCGCCTGCTGCGCGAGCACCGCCACGAGGTGCGCGCCTACACGGGACAGACGGACGCCGACGAGCGGGCCGAGTCCGAGGCGATGCTGAAGCGCAACGAGGTCAAGGCGCTCATCGCAACGAGCGCCCTGGGAATGGGGTTCGACAAGCCCGACCTCGGCTTCGTCGTACATCTCGGCGCGCCGTCGTCGCCCGTGGCCTACTACCAGCAGGTGGGCCGCGCCGGGCGCGCGAGCGAGAGCGCCGATGTGCTTCTGCTGCCGGGAGCGGAGGACCGCGACATCTGGCACTACTTCGCCACCGCGTCGATGCCAGACCAGGGTCGCGCCGAGCGGGTGCTGGCGGCGCTGGGCGACGCTCCCGTGTCGACGCCGGCGCTCGAGGCTGTGGTCGACATCCGCCGCACACCGCTCGAGCTGCTGCTGAAGGTGCTCGACGTCGACGGCGCGGTGCGTCGGGTGCAGGGCGGTTGGATCGCCACGGGGGTGCCCTGGGTCTACGACGCCGAACGATACGAGCGCATCGCGGCCGAGCGCGTGGCCGAGCAGCAGAGCATGCTCGACTACGAGCAGACCGGCGGATGCCGCATGGAGTTCCTGCAGCGCGCGCTCGACGATGACACCGCCGCACCCTGCGGTCGGTGCGACAACTGCGCCGGGGCGTGGTTCCCCCGCGAGATCGCCGCCGCAGCGCAGCAGACGGCGGCCACGTCGATCGACCGCGTCGGCGTGCCGATCGAGCCCCGACGTGCGTGGCCGACCGGAGCCGACCGGCTCGGAGTGCCGGTGAAGGGCCGCATCCCGCCGGGCGAACAGGCCTCGGAAGGACGAGCGCTCGCACGGTTGACCGATCTCGGCTGGGGCGGCGCGCTGCGCGAGCTGTTCGGTGCCGGTGCCGCCGACACCGCGGTGCCGCCGCAGCTCCTCACCGCGTGCGTGCGGGTGCTCGCCGACTGGGGGTGGGAGCGGCGGCCGGTCGCCGTCGTGTCGATGCCCTCGCGGTCGCGCCCGCAGCTCGTCGGGTCGCTCGTCCGTGGCATCGCCGAGATCGGCCGACTGCCGTACCTGGGCGAGCTGGGTCTCGTCGACGGAGGTCCGACCGGTCAGCCGGGCGGCAACAGCGCGTTCCGCCTCGCGGGGCTGTGGGATCGGCTGACCGCCGACGGGCTCGACGTGCCAGACGGGCCGGTGCTGCTCGTCGACGACCAGGCCGACAGCCGTTGGACTCTCGCGATCGCGGCCCGAGCGCTGCGTCGCGCGGGTGCGACCGAGGTGCTGCCGTTCGTGCTCGCCCTCCGCGGCTGA
- the paaI gene encoding hydroxyphenylacetyl-CoA thioesterase PaaI, whose protein sequence is MMRRDAASAMLGIAVELDEPGRAVVSMTVRDDMLNGFAITHGGLVFALADTAFAIACNEDDRITVAAGADITFLKSTGAGQVLTATAVRRVVSGRSGLYDVTVTDETGDVVAEFRGRSLTTNRTAD, encoded by the coding sequence ATGATGCGCCGAGACGCGGCCTCGGCCATGCTCGGCATCGCCGTGGAACTCGACGAGCCGGGTCGCGCCGTCGTGTCGATGACGGTGCGCGACGACATGCTGAACGGCTTCGCCATCACCCACGGCGGGCTCGTGTTCGCGCTCGCCGACACGGCCTTCGCGATCGCCTGCAACGAGGACGACCGGATCACCGTCGCGGCCGGTGCCGACATCACCTTCCTGAAGTCGACCGGCGCGGGCCAGGTGCTCACGGCGACCGCCGTGCGGCGCGTCGTCAGCGGTCGCAGCGGGCTCTATGACGTCACGGTGACCGATGAGACCGGCGACGTCGTGGCCGAGTTCCGCGGTCGCTCGCTCACCACGAACCGCACGGCCGATTAG
- the paaZ gene encoding phenylacetic acid degradation bifunctional protein PaaZ, with translation MTEYLPSYVRGAWWTPSSPAHATEVRDASTGELVTRVSTEGLDLAGVLEYARTTGHASLAALTFHQRAVLLKRFALALTERKDELYALSSRTGATKTDSWVDIDGGIGVLFSYSGKGRRELPNSTVHVDGPVEPLSKDGSFLGRHVYTTLPGVAVQINAFNFPVWGSLEKFAPAFLAGMPTVVKPATPTGYLAQAMVRILVESGLLPDGSLQLVSGSVPDLFDHLTLGDLVGFTGSASTAERLRRHPSVQTEGVRFTAETDSINASVLGTDAVEGTPEFDAYVRQLVTEMTTKAGQKCTAIRRAIVPAASADAVVDAVRARIAGKTVLGDPRAEGVTMGPLASTAQRDEVLRQVRALEDAGGRVVVGSTEAPRVRLADGSDAVVPEGAFVAPLLLRFDDPQADAVHEVEAFGPVSSLLTYESPAEAARLVARGGGSLVTSIATHDPAQAVELATRIAPFNGRMLLLDRDDARSSTGHGSPLPTLVHGGPGRAGGGEELGGIRAVLHHMQRTAVQGSPEMLTALTGVWHAGAAARSDGRHPFRKSLAELQIGDQVVSASREVTLDDIETFAHFTGDTFYAHMDEESAAANPFFPGRVAHGYLLVSWAAGLFVDPEPGPVLANYGLENLRFVTPVSPGDAIRVELTAKQITPRETDDYGEVRWDAVIRNQDDEIVATYDVLTLVAKQQAAEAVPA, from the coding sequence ATGACCGAGTACCTGCCCAGCTACGTCCGGGGCGCCTGGTGGACGCCCTCGTCGCCCGCGCACGCCACCGAGGTGCGCGATGCATCGACCGGTGAGCTCGTGACGCGGGTGAGCACAGAGGGACTCGACCTGGCCGGGGTGCTGGAGTACGCCCGCACGACGGGACATGCGAGCCTCGCCGCACTCACCTTCCACCAGCGCGCCGTGCTGCTCAAGAGGTTCGCCCTCGCCCTCACCGAGCGCAAGGACGAGCTCTACGCTCTGTCTTCGCGCACGGGAGCGACGAAGACGGACTCGTGGGTCGACATCGACGGCGGCATCGGCGTGCTGTTCTCGTATTCCGGAAAGGGGCGACGAGAGCTGCCCAACAGCACCGTGCACGTCGACGGGCCGGTGGAGCCGCTGTCGAAGGACGGGTCCTTCCTCGGGCGCCACGTGTACACGACGCTGCCGGGTGTCGCCGTGCAGATCAACGCCTTCAACTTCCCCGTGTGGGGGTCGCTGGAGAAGTTCGCCCCCGCCTTCCTCGCCGGCATGCCGACGGTCGTCAAGCCCGCGACGCCGACCGGCTACCTCGCCCAGGCGATGGTGCGCATCCTCGTCGAGTCGGGGTTGCTGCCAGACGGATCGCTGCAGCTGGTGAGCGGCAGCGTCCCCGATCTCTTCGACCACCTGACGCTCGGCGACCTCGTCGGGTTCACCGGCAGCGCGTCGACGGCGGAGCGTCTGCGTCGGCATCCGTCGGTGCAGACCGAGGGCGTGCGGTTCACGGCCGAGACCGACTCGATCAACGCCTCCGTGCTCGGCACCGACGCGGTCGAGGGGACGCCCGAGTTCGACGCCTACGTGCGCCAGCTCGTCACCGAGATGACGACGAAGGCCGGCCAGAAGTGCACGGCGATCCGGCGGGCCATCGTGCCCGCGGCGAGCGCGGATGCCGTGGTGGACGCCGTGCGCGCACGCATCGCCGGCAAGACGGTGCTCGGCGACCCGCGCGCCGAGGGCGTGACGATGGGGCCGCTCGCCTCGACCGCGCAGCGCGACGAGGTGCTGCGCCAGGTGCGCGCGCTGGAGGACGCCGGCGGACGGGTGGTCGTCGGCTCGACGGAGGCACCGCGGGTGCGTCTCGCCGACGGCTCGGACGCCGTCGTCCCCGAGGGGGCGTTCGTCGCACCCCTGCTGTTGCGCTTCGACGACCCGCAGGCGGATGCCGTGCACGAGGTCGAGGCGTTCGGGCCGGTGTCGTCGCTGCTCACGTACGAGTCCCCCGCCGAGGCGGCGCGCCTCGTCGCGCGCGGCGGCGGTTCGCTCGTCACGAGCATCGCCACGCACGACCCGGCCCAGGCGGTCGAACTCGCCACGCGCATCGCCCCCTTCAACGGGCGCATGCTGCTGCTCGACCGCGACGACGCCCGCTCCTCGACGGGCCACGGTTCCCCCCTCCCGACCCTCGTGCACGGCGGCCCGGGCCGCGCGGGCGGCGGAGAAGAGCTCGGCGGCATCCGCGCCGTGCTGCACCACATGCAGCGCACGGCCGTGCAGGGATCCCCCGAGATGCTCACGGCGCTCACGGGCGTGTGGCACGCCGGGGCCGCGGCCCGCAGCGACGGACGGCATCCGTTCCGCAAGTCGCTCGCCGAGTTGCAGATCGGCGACCAGGTCGTCTCCGCGTCGCGCGAGGTGACCCTCGACGACATCGAGACCTTCGCGCACTTCACGGGCGACACGTTCTACGCGCACATGGACGAGGAGTCCGCGGCGGCGAACCCGTTCTTCCCCGGCCGTGTCGCACACGGCTACCTGCTCGTGTCGTGGGCGGCGGGCCTGTTCGTCGATCCGGAACCGGGCCCCGTGCTCGCGAACTACGGGCTGGAGAACCTGCGCTTCGTGACCCCGGTGTCTCCGGGCGACGCGATCCGCGTCGAGCTCACGGCCAAGCAGATCACGCCGCGCGAGACCGATGACTACGGCGAGGTGCGCTGGGACGCGGTGATCCGCAACCAGGACGACGAGATCGTGGCGACGTACGACGTGCTCACCCTGGTCGCGAAGCAGCAGGCTGCCGAGGCCGTGCCGGCATGA
- a CDS encoding 3-hydroxyacyl-CoA dehydrogenase family protein: MTGNAPARVGVLGGGRMGAGIAHAFLLSGSWVTVVERDDDSADAAAQRIGGSIRRSVERDDPLDRGDLQARLSAGTDIAAFADCDLVVEAVPEDRALKERSLARAEEAMPATSVLASNTSSISIDDLAAQRRRPGRFLGLHFFNPVPASALVEIVRGAATDGAVVDEARVWVEALGKTPIVVRDSPGFASSRLGVMLGLEAIRMLEDGVASAADIDAAMTLGYRHPMGPLRTTDIVGLDVRLGIAEELERAYGERFAPPALLRRLVAEGHLGRKSGRGFYEWNEER; this comes from the coding sequence ATGACAGGCAACGCACCGGCGCGCGTCGGCGTGCTGGGCGGCGGACGCATGGGGGCGGGGATCGCCCACGCGTTCCTCCTCTCCGGGTCATGGGTCACAGTGGTCGAGCGCGATGACGACAGCGCGGATGCCGCCGCGCAGCGCATCGGCGGGAGCATCCGACGCTCGGTCGAACGCGACGACCCGCTCGACCGCGGCGATCTGCAGGCGCGACTCTCAGCCGGCACCGACATCGCGGCCTTCGCGGACTGCGACCTCGTGGTCGAGGCCGTACCGGAGGACCGCGCGCTCAAGGAGCGATCGCTCGCGCGCGCGGAGGAGGCCATGCCCGCGACGTCCGTGCTCGCCAGCAACACGTCGTCGATCTCCATCGACGACCTCGCCGCGCAGCGACGGCGCCCCGGACGGTTCCTCGGCCTGCACTTCTTCAACCCGGTACCGGCCTCGGCGCTCGTCGAGATCGTGCGCGGCGCGGCCACCGACGGCGCGGTCGTCGACGAGGCACGGGTCTGGGTCGAGGCGCTGGGCAAGACGCCGATCGTCGTGCGCGACTCCCCCGGCTTCGCCTCGTCGCGCCTGGGCGTGATGCTCGGATTGGAGGCGATCCGCATGCTCGAAGACGGAGTGGCGTCGGCCGCCGACATCGACGCGGCGATGACTCTCGGATACCGGCATCCGATGGGACCGCTGCGCACCACCGACATCGTCGGGCTCGACGTGCGCCTCGGGATCGCCGAGGAGCTCGAGCGCGCCTACGGCGAACGTTTCGCCCCACCCGCGCTGCTGCGCCGCCTGGTCGCAGAGGGTCACCTGGGCCGCAAGAGCGGACGCGGCTTCTACGAATGGAACGAGGAGAGATGA
- a CDS encoding enoyl-CoA hydratase/isomerase family protein, whose product MTLRVEESADRVVATLDRPEKRNAIDQATIDAIHALCAGLEDDPRTLILTGSGGTFAAGADIAQLRERTPDDARRGINAMAFLRVRELPMPVIAAIDGHALGGGAELAYAADLRIGTPSLTIGNPETRLGIMAAAGATWRLPEIVGEARASELLLTGRALDADEALAWGLVSRIVPAEDLLDTAHAIADRIAANDPLATQHTKRALRAPRSAHPAVELELQAELFASPEKHRRMTAFLERRAR is encoded by the coding sequence ATGACCCTGCGCGTCGAGGAGTCGGCCGATCGCGTCGTCGCCACGCTCGACCGCCCCGAGAAGCGCAACGCGATCGATCAGGCGACCATCGACGCGATCCATGCGCTCTGCGCCGGGCTGGAGGACGACCCGCGCACGCTCATCCTCACCGGCTCCGGCGGCACCTTCGCCGCGGGCGCCGACATCGCGCAACTGCGCGAACGCACGCCCGATGACGCTCGCCGCGGCATCAACGCCATGGCCTTCCTCCGCGTGCGCGAACTGCCGATGCCCGTGATCGCGGCGATCGACGGACACGCCCTCGGGGGCGGGGCAGAGCTCGCCTACGCCGCCGATCTCCGCATCGGCACACCCTCGCTCACGATCGGCAATCCCGAGACGAGGCTGGGCATCATGGCCGCCGCCGGAGCGACGTGGCGCCTCCCGGAGATCGTCGGCGAGGCACGGGCGAGCGAACTGCTGCTCACGGGCAGAGCGCTCGACGCCGACGAGGCTCTGGCCTGGGGACTGGTCTCGCGCATCGTGCCCGCCGAAGACCTGCTCGACACCGCCCATGCGATCGCCGATCGCATCGCGGCGAACGATCCGCTCGCCACGCAGCACACGAAGCGCGCGCTGCGGGCCCCGCGAAGCGCGCATCCGGCCGTCGAGCTGGAGTTGCAGGCCGAGCTGTTCGCGTCGCCGGAGAAGCACCGGCGGATGACCGCGTTCCTGGAAAGGAGAGCGAGATGA
- a CDS encoding thiolase family protein: protein MSEAYLVDGVRTPVGRYGGALAGIRPDDLAALVVRATVDRAGIPPEEIDEVMLGAANQAGEDNRNVARMAVLLAGLPDSVPGLTVNRLCASGMSAVALAANAVRADDAHLIVAGGVESMTRAPWVQAKPERAWAKPGAAFDTSIGWRFTNPRLAAREKATFSMPETAEEVARVDGVTREDADAFALHSHRRAIAAIDGGRFVPEIVPVETAAGIVDTDEGPRRETSAEALAALRPVVAGGTVVTAGNSSSLNDGASAIVVASAEAVERHGLRPRARIVASASAALAPEIMGLGPVPASEKALAKAGLTADDLGAVELNEAFASQSLACMRRLGLNPEIVNADGGAIALGHPLGSSGSRLLVTLLGRMEREGARYGLATMCVGVGQGTAMIVESVR, encoded by the coding sequence ATGTCCGAGGCCTACCTCGTCGATGGCGTGCGCACCCCGGTCGGCCGCTACGGCGGCGCGCTCGCCGGCATCCGCCCCGACGACCTCGCCGCCCTCGTCGTGCGAGCGACCGTCGACCGCGCCGGCATCCCACCCGAGGAGATCGACGAGGTCATGCTCGGCGCCGCCAACCAGGCCGGAGAGGACAACCGCAACGTGGCCCGCATGGCGGTGCTGCTGGCCGGACTCCCCGACTCGGTGCCGGGGCTGACGGTCAACCGGCTCTGCGCGTCGGGCATGTCAGCAGTCGCGCTCGCGGCGAACGCGGTGCGCGCCGACGACGCGCACCTGATCGTCGCCGGCGGCGTGGAGTCGATGACGCGCGCCCCCTGGGTGCAGGCGAAGCCGGAGCGGGCATGGGCCAAACCCGGGGCCGCGTTCGACACGTCGATCGGCTGGCGCTTCACGAATCCGCGCCTCGCGGCACGGGAGAAGGCCACCTTCTCGATGCCGGAGACGGCGGAGGAGGTCGCGAGGGTCGACGGCGTCACGAGGGAGGATGCCGACGCCTTCGCGCTGCACAGCCACCGGCGCGCGATCGCCGCGATCGACGGGGGCCGCTTCGTCCCCGAGATCGTCCCCGTCGAGACCGCCGCCGGCATCGTCGACACCGATGAGGGCCCGCGACGCGAGACGTCGGCCGAAGCCCTCGCCGCCCTCCGGCCCGTCGTCGCCGGGGGTACCGTGGTCACGGCCGGCAACTCCAGCTCCCTCAACGACGGCGCCTCCGCGATCGTGGTCGCGAGCGCCGAGGCGGTCGAGAGGCACGGCCTGCGCCCCCGCGCACGCATCGTCGCCTCGGCATCCGCCGCGCTCGCGCCCGAGATCATGGGCCTGGGTCCCGTGCCCGCGAGCGAGAAGGCGCTCGCGAAGGCGGGACTCACCGCCGACGACCTCGGTGCGGTCGAGCTCAACGAGGCGTTCGCCTCACAGTCGCTCGCCTGCATGCGCCGCCTGGGGCTCAACCCCGAGATAGTGAACGCCGACGGCGGCGCCATCGCGCTCGGGCATCCGCTGGGATCGAGCGGCTCCCGGCTGCTCGTCACGCTGCTCGGCCGCATGGAGCGTGAGGGAGCGCGCTACGGCCTCGCCACCATGTGCGTCGGCGTCGGCCAGGGCACGGCGATGATCGTGGAGAGCGTGCGATGA
- a CDS encoding TetR/AcrR family transcriptional regulator, translating to MSQTESPRRAPKRGRPGYDRDHVLAVAVKVFNEHGYDATSVADLTAALGLTKSALYHHFDSKSAILDVALGEALDGLERVVDDAVSRHPLASDRLRAIVRGAVHVLTEKLPAVTLLLRVRGNSDVETRALERRRAFDQRVTAIVAEAQREGLIRGDVDAAVATRLIFGMINSVVEWYRPGGAVDPDELGEDILRVSLDGLQSR from the coding sequence ATGTCGCAGACCGAGTCCCCGCGCCGTGCGCCCAAGCGGGGCAGGCCCGGATACGACCGCGATCACGTGCTCGCGGTGGCGGTGAAGGTCTTCAACGAGCACGGCTACGACGCCACCAGCGTCGCCGACCTGACCGCCGCCCTGGGACTGACGAAATCCGCCCTCTATCACCACTTCGACTCCAAGTCGGCCATCCTCGACGTGGCGCTCGGGGAAGCTCTCGACGGGCTGGAGCGCGTGGTCGACGACGCGGTGTCGCGGCATCCGCTCGCCTCCGACCGCCTGCGTGCGATCGTGCGCGGGGCCGTGCACGTGCTGACCGAGAAGCTCCCCGCCGTGACGCTGCTGCTCCGGGTGCGCGGCAACAGCGACGTCGAGACGCGCGCGCTCGAGCGCAGGCGGGCCTTCGATCAGAGGGTCACCGCGATCGTGGCCGAGGCGCAGCGCGAGGGGCTCATCCGCGGAGACGTCGATGCGGCGGTCGCGACCAGACTCATCTTCGGCATGATCAACTCCGTCGTCGAGTGGTACCGGCCCGGCGGTGCCGTCGACCCCGACGAGCTCGGCGAGGACATCCTGCGGGTCAGCCTCGACGGGCTGCAGTCGCGCTGA
- a CDS encoding IclR family transcriptional regulator, with protein sequence MIQAIDRAAKVLELLQGARHLGITDLALALNLPPSTVHGIVKSLREHGLVAKERGGQRYMLGPTLLRLSNVYLDTLDVRARAMRWTQELARRTGLSVRLGAPHFTDVLVIHHNLRPDDSQQMLETGVAIPAHASAMGKVLLAYDLGFQRSVFDQPLRSLTGDTVTDVARLTLDLPAIAERATATEVDEAVLGESSVAAPVADARGDIVAAIALVMPTSAGPATDADIDALRETARNISRELGAPTWPPRVAPDED encoded by the coding sequence GTGATCCAGGCCATCGACCGCGCCGCCAAGGTGCTCGAACTGCTGCAGGGGGCCCGCCACCTCGGCATCACCGACCTGGCACTCGCGCTGAACCTGCCGCCGTCGACCGTGCACGGCATCGTCAAGTCGCTGCGCGAGCACGGCCTCGTCGCGAAAGAGCGCGGCGGCCAGCGGTACATGCTCGGCCCCACGCTGCTGCGGCTGAGCAACGTCTACCTCGACACTCTCGATGTCCGCGCCCGCGCCATGCGGTGGACGCAGGAGCTCGCCCGGCGCACCGGGCTCTCCGTGCGACTGGGAGCGCCGCACTTCACCGACGTCCTCGTCATCCACCACAACCTCCGCCCCGACGACAGCCAGCAGATGCTCGAGACCGGCGTCGCGATCCCCGCGCACGCGTCGGCGATGGGCAAGGTGCTGCTGGCCTATGACCTCGGGTTCCAGCGCAGCGTGTTCGACCAGCCGCTGCGCAGCCTCACCGGCGACACCGTGACCGACGTCGCCCGGCTCACGCTCGATCTGCCCGCGATCGCCGAGCGCGCCACGGCGACCGAGGTCGACGAGGCCGTGCTGGGCGAATCGTCCGTGGCCGCCCCCGTGGCCGATGCCCGCGGCGACATCGTCGCGGCGATCGCCCTGGTGATGCCCACATCAGCCGGCCCTGCGACGGATGCCGACATCGACGCTCTGCGCGAGACGGCACGCAACATCTCACGAGAGCTCGGAGCGCCCACGTGGCCGCCCCGCGTCGCCCCCGACGAGGACTGA
- the dhaK gene encoding dihydroxyacetone kinase subunit DhaK, with protein sequence MKKLINNPSDVLVESLKGVAAAHPELSVDLETHVITRATPKAEGKVAVVSGGGSGHEPLHGGFVGVGMLDAAVAGEVFTSPTPDRVQAATKAVDRGAGVLHIVKNYTGDVLNFEMAAELASMEGIEVGTVVVDDDVAVQDSLYTAGRRGVGLTVLLEKIVGAAAEEGQDLAAVVELAKRVNAQGRSMGMALTSCTVPAAGKPTFDLPDDQMEIGIGIHGEPGRHREPLAPASDIARQLVEPILADLDLSGPAIVMLNGMGATPLIELYLMYGEVAALLEKAGVQIVRNLVGNYITSLDMAGCSVTVLKADDEILRLWDAPVVTPGLRWGA encoded by the coding sequence ATGAAGAAGCTCATCAACAACCCGTCCGACGTGCTCGTCGAGTCGCTGAAGGGCGTGGCCGCGGCTCACCCCGAGCTGTCGGTCGACCTCGAGACCCACGTCATCACGCGCGCCACGCCCAAGGCCGAGGGCAAGGTCGCGGTCGTGTCGGGCGGAGGCTCCGGCCACGAGCCGCTGCACGGCGGCTTCGTCGGCGTCGGGATGCTCGACGCCGCCGTCGCCGGAGAGGTGTTCACCTCCCCGACCCCCGACCGTGTGCAGGCAGCGACCAAGGCCGTCGACCGCGGCGCCGGCGTGCTGCACATCGTGAAGAACTACACCGGTGACGTGCTCAACTTCGAGATGGCGGCGGAGCTCGCCTCGATGGAGGGCATCGAGGTCGGCACCGTTGTGGTCGACGACGACGTCGCCGTGCAGGACTCGCTCTACACGGCGGGGCGCCGCGGGGTCGGCCTCACCGTGCTCCTCGAGAAGATCGTCGGCGCTGCGGCCGAAGAGGGCCAGGACCTCGCCGCCGTGGTCGAGCTCGCCAAGAGGGTCAACGCGCAGGGCCGTTCGATGGGCATGGCGCTCACCAGCTGCACGGTCCCCGCGGCGGGCAAGCCGACCTTCGACCTCCCCGACGACCAGATGGAGATCGGCATCGGCATCCACGGCGAGCCGGGCAGACACCGCGAGCCGCTCGCCCCGGCATCCGACATCGCCCGTCAGCTCGTCGAGCCCATCCTCGCCGACCTCGATCTGTCCGGTCCCGCGATCGTGATGCTCAACGGCATGGGCGCGACGCCGCTGATCGAGCTGTATCTCATGTACGGCGAGGTCGCCGCGCTGCTCGAGAAGGCCGGGGTGCAGATCGTGCGCAACCTCGTGGGCAACTACATCACCTCGCTCGACATGGCCGGATGCTCGGTCACGGTGCTGAAGGCCGACGACGAGATCCTCCGGCTCTGGGACGCCCCGGTCGTCACGCCCGGCTTGCGCTGGGGCGCCTGA
- the dhaL gene encoding dihydroxyacetone kinase subunit DhaL → MTSTIDTTTLLAWITGFRDAVTEKREWLTELDSAIGDADHGANLARGMDAVVEKLGAGAPATVDELLKGVGMTLVSSVGGASGPLYGTFFLRMGMAAGAVDSLDGAALAAALRAGLEGIVARGKPEAGDKTMFDAMAPAVDALDESLAGGADLSVALAAAAEAAAAGRDATLPLVAKKGRASYLGERSAGHLDPGAASTAMLFASLSSAIAGAS, encoded by the coding sequence ATGACCTCCACCATCGACACCACAACGCTGCTCGCCTGGATCACCGGGTTCCGGGACGCCGTCACCGAGAAGCGCGAGTGGCTCACCGAGCTCGACTCCGCGATCGGCGACGCAGACCACGGTGCGAACCTGGCGCGCGGCATGGATGCCGTGGTCGAGAAGCTCGGCGCGGGGGCGCCCGCGACCGTCGACGAGCTGCTCAAGGGCGTGGGGATGACCCTCGTCAGCTCGGTCGGCGGCGCGAGCGGTCCGCTGTACGGCACGTTCTTCCTCCGCATGGGGATGGCAGCAGGTGCCGTCGACTCGCTCGACGGAGCGGCGCTGGCTGCGGCGCTGCGCGCCGGGCTCGAGGGCATCGTGGCACGCGGCAAGCCCGAAGCCGGCGACAAGACCATGTTCGACGCGATGGCGCCGGCGGTGGACGCGCTCGACGAGAGCCTCGCGGGCGGCGCGGACCTGAGCGTCGCGCTCGCCGCAGCCGCCGAGGCTGCCGCGGCCGGACGCGATGCCACGCTGCCGCTCGTCGCGAAGAAGGGCAGGGCCAGCTACCTGGGCGAGCGCAGCGCCGGTCACCTCGACCCCGGTGCTGCGTCGACCGCGATGCTGTTCGCGTCGCTGTCGTCCGCGATCGCGGGCGCCTCCTGA